The Cyanobacteriota bacterium genome contains the following window.
TGCGGGCAGAGTTCACCGTTAACCGAGAAGCCGCCTTCAACAACTTCGTTGGCTTCTACCGGGTGGATGATGCACGGGGTACGATCGGCCACCTTGCTCCTAGCACTAGCCAAGATTACATTCGGGCAGCCCTCGATCGGCTCGTTCCTGGGATTAACCTAAGTGTGGATAACCAAGGACGCGCACAGTTCACTGGGCAGTTTGCGGGTGGTTCTATCTTTGCTCCCTTCTTAATCACCAATGGCGGCACGATCGACCAAGCCCGCAATGGTACGCTCAATACTGCTGGCAACCAGGGTATTTACTTCCCCTACCTTGCTGCCAACTTCGCTGGGGCTGACCACTTCCGCATGTTGGGTGAAAACGTCTGGGGTATTGAAGACCTGCGCGGTGGTGGTGATGCTGACTACAACGACATGATCATCACAGCGCGGCTGACGGTCATCTAGTCCTAGGCTGCTGAAGGTTAAGATCCCTCTTCCTACTGGGAGAGGGATTTTGCTTGAAGGCTGCGTGAATAGGTCAGTCCTTGCTGCCGGAAGGTAGGGACTGAAGTCTTTGCGGTAAGCTGCTATGTCACTAGACCGATCCCTTGACGCAGCGGGTATCTTTGCCCGCCTCCTGACAGGGTTCAAAGGAGAGTTTCTTGCTAACGATCGCCTCCTTGATAGTCATGGCTTTTTTCTGAAGCTCATCGGGCACTGCTGCACCAAACTTGCCCAGATAGAGAATTTCCGCTTGATCAAGACCGAGGGTATAAATTTCCCCCTTTAGGGTTCCCTTGGCAGCTAGCTCAGCAATGTAGGCGATCGCCAAGTCAATGCGTTTAACGGCAGACGTAAGCACTGCCTTAGGAGCAATATCCAGTTGATCTACAGTATTGCCAAACGCCAGAATCCCCTTTTCTTGAGCTGTCTCTAATACGGCTGGAGACGCTGCATCTAACCACTGATAAATCACATCATT
Protein-coding sequences here:
- a CDS encoding DUF4114 domain-containing protein translates to TINGIAPSDPRYLATALGRGRVLLSAISNNPQNFNPGTLRRLLGDVDRGSRLVFYQVENGTTDAALAAIAARRTPPRVTFSTASGVTVDQLTGTNRFQVAFSGVTVTAETTTTTAALGTNLQTGQEGEVIDLRGITGQVRAEFTVNREAAFNNFVGFYRVDDARGTIGHLAPSTSQDYIRAALDRLVPGINLSVDNQGRAQFTGQFAGGSIFAPFLITNGGTIDQARNGTLNTAGNQGIYFPYLAANFAGADHFRMLGENVWGIEDLRGGGDADYNDMIITARLTVI